In one window of Numida meleagris isolate 19003 breed g44 Domestic line unplaced genomic scaffold, NumMel1.0 unplaced_Scaffold633, whole genome shotgun sequence DNA:
- the NDUFB7 gene encoding NADH dehydrogenase [ubiquinone] 1 beta subcomplex subunit 7 — protein sequence MGAHLARRYAGGADTEPDPLAMPTFPADLGLPEREPRTMVASSQQLAEGRVPLAQRDFCAHHLLRLMRCRRDAFPSLWQCQHLRHQWDSCQHHE from the exons ATGGGCGCTCACCTGGCCCGGCGCTACGCCGGGGGGGCGGACACGGAACCGGACCCGTTGGCGATGCCCACGTTCCCCGCTGACCTGGGCCTGCCCGAGCGGGAGCCGCGCA cgATGGTGGCCTCCTCGCAGCAGTTGGCCGAGGGCCGCGTCCCCCTGGCGCAGCGCGACTTCTGCGCCCACCACCTCCTGCGCCTGATGCGCTGCCGCCGCGACGCCTTCCCCAGCCTgtggcagtgccagcacctgCGGCACCAGTGGgacagctgccagcaccacGAGTAG